In a single window of the Arachis hypogaea cultivar Tifrunner chromosome 6, arahy.Tifrunner.gnm2.J5K5, whole genome shotgun sequence genome:
- the LOC112697199 gene encoding ATPase family AAA domain-containing protein FIGL1 has product MAGENTMKQRPLPVPSSSPSMRAKMEETTKEKCWRMEVDENLKRLQSLQFGVDHALTTQDFSSAYVLGLRLLGFLDSHSHSDVDEAFIHPIRRQTLSTLASARRSLTPDSDRLAFEQAKKPQGRVFATSGEIDIDKIRKSKYFRALLAQSNEIDENQLGEQIGKQDGSCEKPSKEMLQAKLTSAYGKSALRNDNATKNFFNLKDNCSEECVVVERPQFQNSHTKGSTISSFLQVEEEERMNSFGKKRVHMEINNSPKVGYSRSPSSKEDVNPEVSGNGFVTARAKLEMEARQKRGAVGSPNAPVSPQGDNNPSNRLCSGRSYGISRRGFRGNFVPPIKSNGSNVGNVTSRIAGKGDDSLDDSTKRCLEMLCGPDGELPEKLRNLEPRLIEHVSNEIMDRDPNVRWDDIAGLEHAKKCVTEMVIWPLLRPDIFKGCRSPGRGLLLFGPPGTGKTMIGKAIAGEAKATFFYISASSLTSKWIGEGEKLVRALFGVASCRQPAVIFVDEIDSLLSQRKSDGEHESSRRLKTQFLIEMEGFDSGSEQILLIGATNRPQELDEAARRRLTKRLYIPLPSSEARAWIIRNLLEKDGLFSLSREEIDIICNITEGYSGSDMKNLVKDASMGPLREALKQGIEISKLKKEDMRPVTLQDFENALKEVRPSVSTNELGTYDEWNNQFGSLSR; this is encoded by the exons atggcgGGAGAGAACACTATGAAGCAAAGGCCTCTTCCTGTTCCGTCTTCTTCTCCGTCAATGAGAGCGAAAATGgaggaaacaacaaaggaaaaATGCTGGAGAATGGAAGTCGACGAGAATCTGAAGCGCCTCCAGTCCCTTCAGTTCGGCGTCGACCACGCCCTCACCACCCAGGACTTTTCCTCCGCCTATGTCCTCGGCCTCCGCCTCCTCGGCTTCCTCGACTCCCACTCCCATTCCGACGTCGACGAAGCCTTCATCCACCCTATTCGCCGCCAAACCCTCTCCACTCTTGCCTCCGCTCGCCGTTCCCTCACTCCTGATTCCGATCG TCTAGCTTTTGAACAAGCAAAGAAGCCTCAGGGACGCGTTTTTGCCACATCAGGTGAAATTGACATTGACAAGATCCGCAAGTCGAAGTACTTTCGAGCTCTTCTCGCGCAATCTAATGAAATTGACGAGAATCAGTTG GGTGAACAAATTGGGAAGCAAGACGGATCGTGCGAGAAGCCGTCAAAGGAAATGCTGCAAGCGAAGCTGACGTCAGCGTATGGGAAGAGTGCATTGAGGAATGATAATGCTACGAAGAACTTCTTCAATTTGAAGGATAATTGCTCTGAGGAATGCGTTGTTGTTGAGAGGCCTCAATTTCAGAACAGCCATACAAAGGGTTCTACTATTTCTTCTTTCTTGCAGgttgaagaggaagaaagaaTGAACTCGTTTGGGAAGAAACGTGTgcatatggaaattaataataGTCCCAAAGTTGGTTATTCGAGGTCACCTTCAAGCAAAGAGGATGTTAACCCTGAAGTTTCTGGCAATGGATTTGTTACTGCTAGAGCCAAATTG GAAATGGAAGCAAGGCAAAAGAGAGGGGCAGTTGGTTCACCCAATGCACCTGTATCCCCACAAGGCGATAATAATCCTTCCAATAGGTTATGTAGTGGGAGATCGTATGGCATTTCACGACGTGGCTTCCGTGGTAATTTTGTCCCACCCATTAAATCCAATGGGAGTAATGTTGGAAATGTGACTTCACGAATTGCTGGAAAGGGAGATGATTCTCTAGATGATTCTACcaaaagatg TTTGGAAATGCTGTGTGGGCCTGATGGTGAGCTTCCTGAGAAATTGAGGAATTTGGAACCTCGCCTCATCGAGCATGTTAGTAATGAGATTATGGATAGAGATCCTAATGTCCGTTGGGATGACATTG CTGGGTTGGAGCATGCCAAGAAATGTGTAACTGAAATGGTTATATGGCCTCTGCTACGTCCAGACATATTTAAGGGATGCCGGTCACCTGGTAGGGGTTTGCTCTTATTTGGTCCACCG GGAACTGGTAAAACGATGATAGGCAAAGCAATAGCAGGGGAGGCAAAGGCAACCTTCTTTTACATATCTGCAAGTTCATTGACAAGCAAGTGG ATTGGTGAAGGCGAAAAGCTAGTAAGAGCCCTTTTTGGAGTTGCCAGTTGTCGTCAGCCAGCAGTAATTTTTGTTGATGAGATAGATTCACTCCTCTCTCAG CGCAAGTCAGATGGTGAGCATGAATCAAGTAGAAGGCTTAAGACACAATTTCTCATAGAAATGGAAGGCTTTGATAGTGGCAGCGAACAGATTCTACTTATAG gGGCAACAAATCGTCCCCAAGAGCTTGATGAAGCAGCAAGAAGGAGACTTACCAAAAGACTATATATCCCCCTACCCTCCTCAG AAGCTAGAGCTTGGATTATACGTAACCTACTAGAGAAAGATGGATTATTCAGTCTATCAAGGGAGGAAATAGATATCATATGTAACATAACCGAAG GTTATTCAGGATCTGACATGAAAAACTTAGTGAAGGATGCATCTATGGGTCCCCTAAGAGAGGCCCTAAAACAGGGTATAGAAATTTCAAAGTTGAAGAAGGAGGATATGAGACCAGTAACCCTTCAG GACTTCGAGAATGCCCTAAAAGAAGTGAGGCCTTCTGTTTCCACTAACGAACTTGGCACCTACGATGAATGGAACAACCAGTTTGGAAGCCTATCACGGTAG
- the LOC112697200 gene encoding cytochrome P450 94B3-like: MGVLIPFFLLFFFFLLLTHFFFQFWRTKKLSHLISFYRNRNRLLEWFTELVAESPTNTIVVHRLGSRRTIVTANPSNVEYILKTNFFNFPKGKPFTHVLGDFLGNGIFNVDGDRWFSQRKVASHEFSARSLRKFLMYTLAEEVYGRLVPALEGVSYGGSVLDLQEILARFSFNVICKFAMGSGNACSLDPRVPVSSLWRAFDVAAAISARRGAAPLFVIWKVKRLLGVGSERRLKESILEVHTHVMKLIHEKKKKTMKNNKEDFLSRLICAGYEDDVVRDMVISFVMAGKDTTSAALTWFFWILSHYPDVEEKILKEAEANEPLNYESLKRLNYLKACLCESMRLFPPVAWDSKHASCDDVLPDGTVVKAGDRVTYFPYGMGRLEALWGLDRFEFRPERWFTGGKWTEVSPYKFPIFQAGPRVCLGKEMAFVQTKYVVVSILKRFKIRLVSTNKPTFVPLLTAHMAGGLKIFISNREKRK; the protein is encoded by the coding sequence atgggagttctcattcccttcttcctcttgttcttcttcttcctcctcctcaccCACTTCTTCTTTCAGTTCTGGAGAACAAAGAAGCTCTCACACCTCATTTCCTTCTACAGGAACCGTAACCGCTTACTCGAATGGTTCACGGAGCTTGTTGCTGAGTCACCAACCAACACCATCGTGGTTCACCGCTTAGGCTCACGTAGGACCATTGTAACAGCCAACCCTTCCAACGTTGAGTACATACTCAAGACCAACTTCTTCAACTTCCCCAAAGGCAAGCCTTTCACTCACGTACTGGGTGATTTTCTCGGAAACGGGATTTTCAACGTGGACGGTGACCGTTGGTTTAGTCAACGTAAGGTCGCAAGCCATGAGTTCTCAGCAAGGTCGCTAAGGAAGTTCTTAATGTACACTCTGGCGGAAGAGGTGTACGGGAGGCTCGTCCCTGCGCTAGAGGGAGTTTCGTACGGTGGAAGCGTTCTTGACTTGCAAGAGATTCTCGCGAGATTCTCGTTCAACGTGATCTGTAAGTTCGCCATGGGGAGTGGTAATGCGTGTTCTTTGGACCCTCGTGTCCCCGTTTCGTCGCTCTGGAGAGCGTTCGATGTGGCGGCGGCGATTTCGGCGAGGCGAGGGGCGGCACCGTTGTTTGTGATATGGAAGGTGAAGAGATTGCTTGGAGTTGGATCTGAGCGGAGGCTTAAAGAATCGATTCTTGAGGTTCACACGCACGTGATGAAACTGAtacatgagaagaagaagaagacgatgaAAAATAATAAGGAGGATTTCTTGTCAAGGCTTATATGTGCTGGTTATGAAGATGATGTTGTTAGGGACATGGTGATAAGTTTTGTGATGGCTGGGAAGGACACAACTTCAGCGGCATTGACATGGTTCTTTTGGATATTGTCACATTATCCCGACGTggaggaaaagattttgaaagaggCAGAGGCAAATGAACCATTAAATTATGAGTCACTTAAGAGGTTGAATTACTTGAAAGCGTGCCTATGCGAGTCAATGAGGCTTTTTCCACCAGTGGCATGGGACTCTAAGCATGCCTCATGTGATGATGTGTTGCCAGATGGCACTGTGGTCAAAGCAGGAGATAGGGTCACTTATTTTCCATATGGAATGGGGAGACTGGAAGCATTATGGGGGTTGGATAGGTTTGAATTCAGGCCGGAGAGATGGTTTACTGGAGGAAAGTGGACTGAGGTTTCTCCGTACAAGTTTCCAATTTTTCAGGCTGGTCCAAGGGTGTGTTTGGGCAAGGAAATGGCTTTTGTTCAAACGAAGTATGTTGTGGTTTCAATTCTCAAGAGATTTAAGATCAGACTCGTTAGCACAAATAAGCCTACGTTTGTGCCACTTCTCACTGCACACATGGCCGGCGGCTTAAAGATATTCATTTCAAATagggagaaaagaaaatga